The Acropora muricata isolate sample 2 chromosome 7, ASM3666990v1, whole genome shotgun sequence genomic interval ACGAACTTGAAATAAGTTGGCAGGTGACTTCGTTTATCAACACTCTGATCgttattcttgttcttgtgACGGTTCCTAGCTATGAAGGATACCTTTCCGCTCTTCGAAACAACTCGAGACATGCTCGGTTTTGGTCGCTATTTGCTCAGTTGATAGTTGCTGTTAGTTACAACATCATCGTCATTTGCACTGAGGCACTTGGGATAAGTAAAGTTATTGAGGTTATGTTCATTCTCGGGGAAATTTCCACGACTCTCGTCGTGTATCTGTGGAATACTGTGCCCTCGCCATGGAGAGAACCCAGAGATTCCGCAAAGAATTTGGCATACACGCTTACTTTGGTTGTATTCATTCTGGAGAAATTGTATCTCTTCGTGTTGACGTCCACACAAGCCGCTTTCCAAGTGACAGGAGTGAACAACTTTCGTCAAACCCCATCCACACTACAGGCAATTACTATAGTGGTAAATGCTGGAGAAGCCACGTTTTATGACGCCATGATGAAGTTCTTCTGGAATAAGTGGTTTTATGATAGAAGAAATCTTCTGATCAACGACAATGTTTGAATAACATTTACTACACAAACTGAATTTGCTACAGTTGCTATGATGAACTGATACAATGAGATTTCTGCAAATAAGACTATTAAAGAAGTGTTAAGAATTTAGATTTGCTATATTTCGTAATTTAGGGTTATGGTTGCATCAATTTCTGTGATTTGTTATAAGAAAGCAAAACGTGGAGAAACAGAAACAGAAAATCATGAAAATTGTGGCCAAGTTACTACGAGAAACCATAGTTGTGTATCTGCTCCTTGTAGAATTTCGTCTATCTTCAGCATGTCTGGACATAATAAACCTCGTTCGAGGAGCGGtggttttaattttaataatctTACAAGCATTCAGCCCGCTGGGGCTATTCAAGCGGTGCGTTCCGATTTGATTCGCTTCGCTTTATTAAATACTCGTTCTATCAGGAAAAAGACTATGTGGTTGAAAATCAAATAGACCTATTGGCGATAACAGAAACTTGGCCACACTTGAACAAGCAACAGACGGCGAACGTTATAAATGAACTCTGTCCTCTGGGGTTTGCGTTAATGCATATTACTCGAATGAATAGTTGTGGAGGTGCTGTTGGTGTACTGTACAATAAATGTTACAAGATCGAGAAACAAGATGTGACCAGTTTCGATTCTTTTGAATATATGGAGGTCTTGCTAAGAACATCGGCGACTCTTCTTAGAATTGGAGTACTCTAGCATCCTCCGCCGACTGCCGTGAATTGACTCACTGCGACTATTTTCTTTACCGAATTTCCTATTCTGCTTCAGCGTTTTGTGGGAGCTAGCGGTCATCTTTTATTGACGGGAGATTTCAGTTTCCACGTCGATGATCGTACCGATCGTTTGCCTATCAGGTGTCTGGATTTGCTTGATTCTCATAATTTAATTCAACATGTTTCTGGCCCTACTCATAAGGATAATCACACGCTTGATTTGAGGATCACTCGAACTTGTGATGACATTGTTGAAAGTTATTGTGAACCTTGAATCCTCATTTGTCTGACCACTTAGCAATCCATTCAAGATTATTACTCGCCAGCCTAGTACGTCTACCAAAAGTTAATCAAAGTGCTTTGTGAGCAAACTCGTGAATTGGACAGAcgaattaaattatttttgggACTGTTTTACGTTATCTGGTTTAGGGAATTTTGTGGTTGATTGTCCAATTTAGAGTACCAGCAGCAATTCAATGTTCGCTAGTAATGTACCAAAGAAACAAAGTAACATTAGGATTAGAAGGCATTACAAAAGAGGTGatcttttcaaatttcatttgacGAGAATGGTGATGTCATGTGTTAAAAACATTTATCATTTTAGTTTCTGGTTCAAAACGAAAAAGCTGGTAGTAAATGTGGGTGAAAAGTGAAATTTGTCTAGCTTTGTAAATACTGAAAAATCAAGTCAAGACAATTATTCGCTCTTTATCGATTAAATGTAATTTCACGCGTATGCGTATTTAAAATGGAGGATGAGGGCTTTGTTATTCATACAGAGGTTTGCGTAAATTGCCACTACTTCGAGACGCGCTACTTTCAATGTTTACAAcgaaaagtaaaatgaagaaaaagctAATAAGCACTGCATAAACTGGCAAAATATTTTGTGCAGAAATGaacaataaatataaaaaaataccTTCTTAATTTATAGTAGCCTTAGCTATTGTCACGTTGAAACTTGTGCCATGTTCGCAGCCTCCTGATGTTTACCCGCTCACGAAATTTAGTTCACTATTCAACTCCTGTTCTTTCGGTTACTATAAAATACAGATTCAAACATAAGCTCGGTCACTCTCTCTAATTCTATTTAAACGGCGAACTTTTGAGACTTTCTGATATACGCGTACAGGATTAAAAATGTAATGGATAACGTAAGGCCATTTTCGTATTTACAATCAATTCCGTCAGTCGCCGGCACCTTTTGTCGCTTCACACAAAAAAGTAATGGTCGATTTTGTTCGCAGGGCAGTCTAGCACgggaaatgttttcttttcattacaTGTATGTACATATGTCCAGGTTTGCACGCAAatgcgaaaattgcgattttagcgaaaaatcgcaaaaatcgcaagcaCCGAAAAaatgttgcgatttttgcgattttaacgatttttgcgaaaattgcgaacaatcgcaaaaatcgcaaaaactctcaaaagctagaggaGACAAGGCCTTCAAACCTGTttcgatttttgcgattttaacgatttttgcgaaaatagcgaaaattgcgaaaaatcgcaaaaactctcaaaagctagagaagacaagtcccccaaaagtgttgcgatttttgcgattttaacgatttttgcgaaaattgcgaaaaatcgcaaaaactctcaaaagctagagaagacaagtcccccaaaagtgttgcgatttttgcgattttaacgatttttgcgaaaattgcgaaaaatcgcaaaaactctcaaaagctagagaagacaaggtCTTCAAAcctgttgcgatttttgcgattttaacgatttttgcgaaaattgcgaaaaatcgcaaaaatcgcaaaaactctcaaaagctagagaagacaagtcccccaaaagtattgcgatttttgcgattttaacgatttttgcgaaaattgcgaaaaatcgcaaaaatcgcaaaaactctcaaaagctagagaagacaagtcccccaaaagtgttgcgatttttgcgattttaacaatttttgcgaaaattgcgaaaaatcgcaaaaatcgcagaacaccgaaaagctagagaagacaagtcccccaaaagtgttgcgatttttgcgattttaacgatttttgcgaaaattgcgaaaaatcgcaaaaactctcaaaagctagagaagacaaggccTTCAAAcctgttgcgatttttgcgattttaacgatttttgcgaaaatagcgaaaattgcgaaaaatcgcaaaaatcgcaaaaactctcaaaagctagagaagacaagtcccccaaaagtattgcgatttttgcgattttaacgatttttgcgaaaattgcgaaaaatcgcaaaaatcgcagaacaccgaaaagctagagacgacaagtcccccaaaagtgttgcgatttttgcgattttaacgatttttgcgaaaattgcgaaaaatcgcaaaaactctcaaaagctagagaagacaagtcccccaaaagtgttgcgatttttgcgattttaacgatttttgcgaaaattgcgaaaaatcgcaaaaactctcaaaagctagagaagacaaggccTTCAAAcctgttgcgatttttgcgattttaacgatttttgcgaaaatagcgaaaattgcgaaaaatcgcaaaaatcgcaaaaactctcaaaagctagagaagacaagtcccccaaaagtgttgcgatttttgcgattttaacgatttttgcgaaaattgcgaaaattgcgaaaaatcgcaaaaatcgcaaaaactctcaaaagctagagaacacaagtcccccaaaagtgttgcgatttttgcgattttaacgatttttgcgaaaattgcgaaaaatcgcaaaaactctcaaaagctagagaagacaaggccTTCAAAcctgttgcgatttttgcgattttaacgatttttgcgaaaatagcgaaaattgcgaaaaatcgcaaaaatcgcaaaaactctcaaaagctagagaagacaagtcccccaaaagtgttgcgatttttgcgattttaacgatttttgcgaaaattgcgaaaaatcgcaaaaatcgcaaaaactctcaaaagctagagaagacaagtcccccaaaagtattgcgatttttgcgattttaacgatttttgcgaaaattgcgaaaaatcgcaaaaatcgcaaaaactctcaaaagctagagaagacaagtcccccaaaagtgttgcgatttttgcgattttaacaatttttgcgaaaattgcgaaaaatcgcaaaaatcgcagaacaccgaaaagctagagaagacaagtcccccaaaagtgttgcgatttttgcgattttaacgatttttgcgaaaattgcgaaaaatcgcaaaaactctcaaaagctagagaagacaaggccTTCAAAcctgttgcgatttttgcgattttaacgatttttgcgaaaatagcgaaaattgcgaaaaatcgcaaaaatcgcaaaaactctcaaaagctagagaagacaagtcccccaaaagtattgcgatttttgcgattttaacgatttttgcgaaaattgcgaaaaatcgcaaaaatcgcagaacaccgaaaagctagagacgacaagtcccccaaaagtgttgcgatttttgcgattttaacgatttttgcgaaaattgcgaaaaatcgcaaaaactctcaaaagctagagaagacaagtcccccaaaagtgttgcgatttttgcgattttaacgatttttgcgaaaattgcgaaaaatcgcaaaaactctcaaaagctagagaagacaaggccTTCAAAcctgttgcgatttttgcgattttaacgatttttgcgaaaatagcgaaaattgcgaaaaatcgcaaaaatcgcaaaaactctcaaaagctagagaagacaagtcccccaaaagtgttgcgatttttgcgattttaacgatttttgcgaaaattgcgaaaattgcgaaaaatcgcaaaaatcgcaaaaactctcaaaagctagagaacacaagtcccccaaaagtgttgcgatttttgcgattttaacgatttttgcgaaaattgcgaaaaatcgcaaaatctagagaacacaagtcccccaaaagtgttgcgatttttgcgattttaacgatttttgcgaaaattgcgaaaaatcgcaaaaatcgcaaaaactctcaaaagctagagaagacaagtcccccaaaagtgttgcgatttttgcgattttaacaatttttgcgaaaattgcgaaaaatcgcaaaaatcgcagaacaccgaaaagctagagaagacaagtcccccaaaagtgttgcgatttttgcgattttaacgatttttgcgaaaattgcgaaaaatcgcaaaaactctcaaaagctagagaagacaaggccTTCAAAcctgttgcgatttttgcgattttaacgatttttgcgaaaatagcgaaaattgcgaaaaatcgcaaaaatcgcaaaaactctcaaaagctagagaagacaagtcccccaaaagtgttgcgatttttgcgattttaacgatttttgcgaaaattgcgaaaattgcgaaaattgcgaaaaatcgcaaaaatcgcaaaaactctcaaaagctagagaacacaagtcccccaaaagtgttgcgatttttgcgattttaacgatttttgcgaaaattgcgaaaaatcgcaaaatctagagaacacaagtcccccaaaagtgttgcgatttttgcgattttaacgatttttgcgaaaattgcgaaaaatcgcaaaaatcgcaaaaactctcaaaagctagagaacacaagtcccccaaaagtgttgcgatttttgcgattttaacgatttttgcgaaaattgcgaaaaatcgcaaaaatcgcaaaaactctcaaaagctagagaagacaagtcccccaaaagtgttgcgatttttgcgattttaacgattttgcgaaaattgcgaaaaatcgcaaaaatcgcaaaaatcgcaaaaactctcaaaagctagagaaaacaagtcccccaaaagagttgcgatttttgcgattttaacgatttttgcgaaaattccgaaaattgcgaaaaatcgcaaaaatcgcaaaaactctcaaaagctagagaacacaagtcccccaaaagtgttgcgatttttgcgattttaacgatttttgcgaaaatttcgaaaaatcgcaaaaatcgcaaaaactctcaaaagctagagaacacaagtcccccaaaagtgttgcgatttttgcgattttaacgatttttgcgaaaattgcgaaaaatcgcaaaaatcgcaaaaactctcaaaagctagagaacacaagtcccccaaaagtgttgcgatttttgcgattttaacgatttttgcgaaaattgcgaaaaatcgcaaaaatcgcaaaaactctcaaaagctagagaacacaagtcccccaaaagtgttgcgatttttgcgattttaacaatttttgggaaaattccgaaaattgcgaaaaatcgcaaaaatcgcaaaaactctcaaaagctagagaacacaagtcccccaaaagtgttgtgatttttgcgattttaacgctttttgcgaaaattgcgaaaaatcgcaaaaatcgcaaaaactctcaaaagctagagaagacaagtcccccaaaagtgttgcgatttttgcgattttaacgatttttgcgaaaattgcgaaaaatcgcaaaaatcgcaaaaactctcaaaagctagagaacacaagtcccccaaaagtgttgcgatttttgcgattttaacaatttttgggaaaattccgaaaattgcgaaaaatcgcaaaaatcgcaaaaactctcaaaagctagagaacacaagtcccccaaaagtgttgtgatttttgcgattttaacgctttttgcgaaaattgcgaaaaatcgcaaaaatcgcaaaaactctcaaaagctagagaagacaagtcccccaaaagtgttgcgatttttgcgattttaacgatttttgggaaaattgcgaaaattgcgaaaaatcgcaaaaactctcaaaagctagagaacacaagtcccccaaaagtgttgcgatttttgcgattttaacgatttttgcgaaaattgcgaaaaatcgcaaaaatcgcaaaaactctcaaaagctagagaacacaagtcccccaaaagtgttgcgatttttgcgattttaacgatttttgggaaaattccgaaaattgcgacaaatcgcaaaaatcgcacaACATTGAAGACCTAGTGCCGCAGTGCCGTTGTCGATGATTAATGAAGTCTAGTGCTTGAAGTCTAAGTCAGTTGaacgactgctaccgcagtgccgTAGTCGATCAACAATGAAGTGTAAGTTAGCTGAACGACTGAGATTGACACTGTCACTGTAAGCGTAATTATGTAGCACAGCTCCTTAACCGAACCGCAAAATGAAAGCTATAGTTTTACAAGAGTTCTTAGGCCTTATCACTGAAATGGCAATTAAGGAGTGCTTTCTTCTTCACAtgatctcgtgaaaagtgtagttgaCCCTAGCAGTAAAATGGAAGCTAAAATTTGACGAAAATGCTTAGAGCTAATCAGTAAACTAGTGCAttcttcttcacacgatctcgcgAAAAGTGTACTTAACCGAGCCGCaaaatgaaaggtaaaatgttaCGAGAGGTCTTAGGCCtgatcactgaaacgagcgctccTTTAGGCTTAatcagtaaacgagtgcttcACACGAACTCGCGAAAAGTGTAGTTGATGGAGCCACAAAAAGAAAGCTAAAATTCTACGAGAGTTCTcaggcct includes:
- the LOC136922623 gene encoding uncharacterized protein, producing MSDQQLLRSDQDTGEYVANRSFCYQVCIKILVKLSYFLLLLWRFIGLLLYSIHGTSCFFQEKVASYRCKNFTTFSYANELEISWQVTSFINTLIVILVLVTVPSYEGYLSALRNNSRHARFWSLFAQLIVAVSYNIIVICTEALGISKVIEVMFILGEISTTLVVYLWNTVPSPWREPRDSAKNLAYTLTLVVFILEKLYLFVLTSTQAAFQVTGVNNFRQTPSTLQAITIVVNAGEATFYDAMMKFFWNKWFYDRRNLLINDNV